In a single window of the Desulfovibrio aminophilus DSM 12254 genome:
- a CDS encoding Tim44 domain-containing protein: MRHDTLSPIPPTNDGSFRTAPARSGAALFARRFFAALLAAAVLFASFDHAEAKRLGGGRSFGGGGSYSKPYNKPTPPPNQQGAPTQRQDNAGQNQQAAPGQQAGKAGGGLSRFGGIGGMIGGLLMGGMIGSLLFGGGFGGGFGLLEMLLVGVGIYMLMKFFRSRRAAQEQRTAPIGGERFAYASGPAASDPADVRDNADGWGSLRAGSSRQDATVPTGPVMPEGVDEAEFIAGAKALYSRLQASWDKRDLEDIRSFTTPEVFEEIARQAQEDPNPGKTDVLMVEARVVEVEREGSHTVMTVLFDALLREDQAASMPGQAREVWRIRRDESSAKPEWLLDGIQQLEN, translated from the coding sequence ATGCGACACGACACGCTTTCCCCCATCCCCCCCACAAACGACGGATCATTCCGTACGGCTCCCGCACGCAGCGGGGCCGCGCTTTTCGCGCGCCGCTTCTTCGCCGCGCTGCTGGCGGCGGCCGTGCTCTTCGCGTCCTTCGACCATGCCGAGGCCAAGCGCCTCGGAGGCGGGCGCTCCTTCGGCGGCGGGGGCTCCTACTCCAAGCCCTACAACAAGCCCACTCCCCCGCCCAACCAACAGGGTGCGCCCACCCAACGACAGGACAACGCGGGTCAGAACCAGCAGGCCGCCCCGGGCCAGCAGGCCGGCAAGGCCGGCGGCGGGCTCTCTCGCTTCGGCGGCATCGGCGGCATGATCGGCGGCCTGCTCATGGGCGGCATGATCGGCTCGCTCCTGTTCGGCGGCGGTTTCGGCGGCGGCTTCGGCCTCCTGGAAATGCTCCTGGTGGGCGTGGGTATTTACATGCTCATGAAGTTCTTCCGCTCGCGCCGCGCGGCCCAGGAGCAGCGGACCGCGCCCATCGGCGGCGAGCGCTTCGCCTATGCCTCCGGCCCGGCCGCTTCCGACCCCGCCGACGTCCGCGACAACGCCGACGGCTGGGGTTCGTTGCGCGCGGGTTCCTCCCGGCAGGACGCGACCGTCCCCACCGGCCCGGTCATGCCCGAGGGCGTGGACGAGGCCGAGTTCATCGCCGGGGCCAAGGCCCTCTACTCCCGCCTGCAAGCGTCCTGGGACAAGCGCGACCTGGAGGACATCCGCTCCTTCACCACCCCCGAGGTCTTCGAGGAGATCGCCCGCCAGGCCCAGGAGGATCCGAATCCCGGCAAGACCGACGTGCTCATGGTCGAGGCCCGGGTGGTCGAGGTGGAACGCGAGGGGAGTCACACGGTGATGACCGTGCTCTTCGACGCCCTGCTGCGCGAGGACCAGGCCGCCTCCATGCCCGGCCAGGCCCGCGAGGTCTGGCGCATCCGCCGCGACGAGTCCTCGGCCAAGCCCGAATGGCTTCTCGACGGCATCCAGCAGCTTGAGAACTGA
- a CDS encoding DUF169 domain-containing protein, which produces MTLSYQDMQRVLMEELRLYHYPVAVHFFFDDAELERFKAETEFYVPVKPMTFCQWEIAARMKGQTVLGAKETLGCSNALVGFGWKDIDENEIKSHLKYCRDAEQAERFVRSKTRLPLGALKAVSVGPLGEATLPPSTVHFYCDNMQAYHLCVDYMAAMDQHPLRSNITMNSSACGGNVYSYLEKSANLLPACSGSYNAGKTERGEINFVLQGEALAPTVERLLTRKRELGSGAITRPGDHFPGADVCKNCPLIIFKKS; this is translated from the coding sequence ATGACGCTTTCGTACCAGGACATGCAGCGCGTGCTCATGGAGGAGCTGCGGCTCTATCACTACCCCGTGGCCGTGCACTTCTTCTTCGACGACGCCGAACTGGAGCGCTTCAAGGCCGAGACCGAGTTCTACGTGCCGGTGAAACCCATGACCTTCTGCCAGTGGGAGATCGCCGCGCGAATGAAGGGCCAGACCGTGCTCGGCGCCAAGGAGACGTTGGGCTGCTCCAACGCCCTGGTCGGCTTCGGCTGGAAGGACATCGACGAGAACGAGATCAAGAGCCACCTCAAGTACTGCCGTGACGCCGAGCAGGCCGAGCGTTTCGTGCGCTCCAAGACCCGCCTGCCCCTGGGCGCGCTCAAGGCCGTCTCCGTGGGCCCCCTGGGCGAGGCCACCCTGCCGCCGTCCACGGTGCATTTCTACTGCGACAACATGCAGGCCTACCATCTCTGCGTGGACTACATGGCGGCCATGGACCAGCACCCGTTGCGCTCGAACATCACCATGAACTCCTCGGCCTGCGGCGGCAACGTCTATTCCTATTTGGAGAAGAGCGCCAACCTCCTGCCCGCCTGCTCGGGTTCGTACAACGCGGGCAAGACCGAGCGCGGGGAGATCAACTTCGTGCTTCAGGGCGAGGCCCTCGCGCCCACGGTGGAACGTCTGCTGACCCGCAAGCGTGAGCTGGGCAGCGGCGCCATCACCCGTCCCGGCGACCACTTCCCGGGCGCCGACGTCTGCAAGAACTGCCCCCTGATCATCTTCAAGAAGTCCTGA
- a CDS encoding TerC family protein — translation MSTAWMWIGFNLLVLALLALDLGVLHRGGREIGVRESLLLSLGYVILALAFGAGLHHFLGPQAAAEYLTGYLIEKSLSVDNIFVFVLVFTHFAVPKDCRHRVLFWGILGALAMRAALIVAGAAVIAAFHWLIYVFGAFLVFTGVKMLITVGKEPDLARNPVNRFMRRHFRVTEGYEDRHFFVRRNGALHITPLFIVLALIEFTDVVFALDSIPAIFAITTDPFLVYTSNVFAILGLRALYFALEGVIHRFHYLKYGLSLVLVLVGAKMLLNAWFEAKVIPTEWALGATAAIIAGSMLISLLKTRAAPEEEDRRQAARWWVPGSPAKKDGPTADDGETRNN, via the coding sequence ATGAGCACCGCCTGGATGTGGATCGGCTTCAACCTGCTGGTTCTGGCCCTGCTGGCCCTGGACCTCGGCGTCCTGCACCGGGGCGGCCGCGAGATCGGGGTGCGCGAATCCCTGCTGCTCAGCCTGGGCTACGTGATCCTGGCCCTGGCCTTCGGCGCGGGCCTCCACCACTTCCTCGGGCCCCAGGCCGCCGCCGAGTACCTGACGGGCTATCTCATCGAGAAAAGCCTGAGCGTCGACAACATCTTCGTCTTCGTCCTCGTCTTCACGCACTTCGCCGTGCCCAAGGACTGCCGCCACCGGGTCCTGTTCTGGGGCATCCTGGGCGCCCTGGCCATGCGCGCCGCGCTCATCGTGGCTGGAGCGGCGGTCATCGCGGCCTTCCACTGGCTCATCTACGTCTTCGGGGCCTTCCTCGTGTTCACGGGCGTGAAGATGCTCATCACCGTGGGCAAGGAACCGGACCTGGCGCGCAACCCCGTGAACCGCTTCATGCGCCGCCACTTCCGCGTGACCGAGGGCTACGAAGACCGCCACTTTTTCGTCCGGCGGAACGGTGCGTTGCACATCACGCCGCTGTTCATCGTCCTGGCGCTCATCGAATTCACGGACGTGGTCTTCGCCCTGGACTCCATTCCGGCCATCTTCGCCATCACCACGGATCCGTTCCTGGTCTACACCTCCAACGTCTTCGCCATCCTCGGCCTGCGGGCGCTCTACTTCGCCCTCGAGGGGGTCATCCACCGCTTCCACTACCTCAAGTACGGGCTCTCGCTGGTGCTCGTTCTCGTGGGCGCGAAGATGCTCCTGAACGCCTGGTTCGAGGCCAAGGTCATCCCCACGGAATGGGCCCTGGGGGCCACGGCCGCGATCATCGCGGGCTCCATGCTCATCTCGCTGCTCAAGACCCGCGCCGCGCCGGAAGAGGAGGACCGCAGACAGGCGGCCCGCTGGTGGGTGCCGGGAAGCCCGGCCAAAAAGGACGGCCCGACGGCCGACGACGGCGAAACCCGCAACAACTGA
- a CDS encoding CerR family C-terminal domain-containing protein produces the protein MTQDGTRQRLLRAAGEIISRKGFRAATVREICARAEANVASVKYHFGNKRRLYEEVLQAAFEESIRDHPPDPGPDFPPAERLRAFIRSFVFRLHGSGRGSWFGMLLTREMYEPTEALDQLVQRAIRPMSKLLQERVRELGGPGLDDRAVLFCGLSVAAQCQHFFRSSEVVRRIDPSLRFDRQGLEELADHILAFSLAAIENYRRADSAGGRS, from the coding sequence ATGACTCAGGACGGAACCCGCCAGCGGCTTCTGCGCGCCGCCGGGGAAATCATCTCGCGCAAGGGATTCCGCGCGGCCACCGTGCGCGAGATCTGCGCTCGGGCCGAAGCCAACGTGGCCTCGGTGAAGTATCACTTCGGGAACAAGCGGCGTCTCTACGAGGAAGTCCTGCAGGCGGCCTTCGAGGAGAGCATCCGCGACCACCCGCCCGATCCCGGCCCCGACTTTCCGCCCGCGGAGCGCCTGCGGGCCTTCATCCGCTCCTTCGTCTTCCGTCTGCACGGCTCGGGTCGGGGCTCCTGGTTCGGCATGCTGCTGACCCGCGAGATGTACGAGCCCACCGAGGCCCTGGACCAGCTCGTCCAGCGGGCCATCCGTCCCATGTCCAAGCTGCTCCAGGAGAGGGTCCGCGAATTGGGTGGTCCCGGCCTGGACGATCGCGCGGTGCTCTTTTGCGGCCTGAGCGTCGCGGCCCAGTGTCAGCATTTCTTTCGTTCCAGCGAGGTGGTTCGTCGCATCGATCCCTCGCTCCGCTTCGACCGCCAGGGGCTGGAGGAATTGGCGGACCACATTCTGGCCTTCTCCCTGGCGGCCATCGAAAATTACCGCCGCGCCGACAGCGCGGGAGGACGATCGTGA